The stretch of DNA CCTCCACACCGTTCGAAGCACGCACCTGGCGGTGCGCGGTCGCTAGCCCCATCAGCGTTCCTCACGAAAGTCGACGTGGCACCGCGCGACGGGATCGTATTTGCGCACCACCAACCGGTCGGGATCGTTGCGCCGATTCTTTCGAGTGACGTAGGTATAGCCCGTACCCGCCGTCGATCGCAGCTTGCCAATGGGACGAATCTCGTTGCGGGCCATCAGATCTTCTCTCCACGCCGCCGCAGCCGGGCCACAACCGCCTCAATGCCGTCACGGTCGATGACCTTGATGCCCTTCGCGCTGACCCGCAGCTTGATGCGGCGCCCCTCAGACGGCAGGAAGTACGTCTTGTTCTGAATGTTGGGATTCCACCGCCTGCGGGTGCGTCGGTGTGAGTGCGAGACGGTGTTGCCGAAGCTAGGGCTTCGGCCGGTGACCTGACAATGCGCTGACATGCCCCTCATCGATCCTGTTAACGTTAATGAATATCGTTTTCAATAGTACAACAGGATGGATGCAAGCTGTGGCCGAGGGGTCGGTCGCGGCGGCTCCGCGAGCGCTAGTACGAGATGTCGACGATCCGGGACAACATGCCTGACTCCACGCTGCAACACCGTTCGTG from Mycobacterium sp. JS623 encodes:
- the rpmG gene encoding 50S ribosomal protein L33; the encoded protein is MARNEIRPIGKLRSTAGTGYTYVTRKNRRNDPDRLVVRKYDPVARCHVDFREER
- the rpmB gene encoding 50S ribosomal protein L28; this encodes MSAHCQVTGRSPSFGNTVSHSHRRTRRRWNPNIQNKTYFLPSEGRRIKLRVSAKGIKVIDRDGIEAVVARLRRRGEKI